A single window of Onychomys torridus chromosome 8, mOncTor1.1, whole genome shotgun sequence DNA harbors:
- the LOC118589371 gene encoding keratin-associated protein 9-1-like, with translation MTNSCCSPCCQPTCCRTTCCRTTCWRPSCVSSCCQPSCCGSSCCQPCCQPTCCRTCFQPSCVSSCCRTPCCQPCCCVSSCCQPCCQPSCCQPSCCESSCCQPRCCISSCCQPCCQPSCCRPCCKPCCEPFCLNLCCQPACSGPVTCTRTCYQPTCVCVPGCLSQGCGSSCSQPCC, from the coding sequence atgaccaactccTGCTGCTCCCCTTGCTGCCAGCCCACCTGTTGCAGGACCACCTGCTGCAGGACCACCTGCTGGAGACCCAGCTGTGTGAGCAGCTGCTGCCAGCCTAgctgctgtggctccagctgctgccagccttGCTGCCAGCCCACCTGCTGTAGGACCTGCTTCCAGCCAAGCTGTGTGAGCAGCTGCTGCCGCACaccctgctgccagccctgctgctgtgtgtccagctgctgccagccttgctgccagcccagctgctgccagcccagctgctgtgagtccagctgctgccagcccaggTGCTGTatctccagctgctgccagccctgctgccagcccagctgctgcaggccctgctgcaagccctgctgtgagcccttctgcctcaacctgtgttgccagccagcttgctctggaccTGTGACCTGCACCAGGACTTGCTACCAGcccacatgtgtctgtgtgcctggctGCCTGTCCCAAGGCTGCGGGTCCAGCTGCTCCCAGCCTTGCTGCTGA